The following nucleotide sequence is from Rubripirellula tenax.
TGATCGAAGTTCGCGGCGAAGTTTACATGACCAACGCCGACTTGGCCGACCTGAATCTGCGGCAAGCCCAATCCGGTGAAGAACCCTACAAAAACACCCGCAACGTAACGGCCGGAACAATCAGGTTGCTGGATCCGGCAATCGCGGCACAGCGAAAGCTGCGATTTTTCTGTCACGGCGTGGGACAAACCGACGGACTGAAAGCAAAAACACACATCGAATTTTTGCGTGAAGTTGGACAATTGGGTATTCCGCCCACTCCCGACGTGCAACTGTTCCCAAATTCTGCGGCCGCACTGGAAGCCGTGGCCGCGCTCGAAGAAGAAATGCCCGAGTTGCCATTCGAAGTCGACGGGATTGTTTTCAAGGTCAACGACTTCAACCAACGCGATCGACTGGGAATGCGAAGCAAGAGCCCACGCTGGTTGATCGCTTACAAATTCGAACGCTACGAAGCGTCGACCATCCTGACCTCGATCACCGTCCAAGTCGGTAAAACGGGAACCATCACCCCGGTCGCCAATTTGACTCCGGTCGATATTGCCGACACCACTGTATCCCGCGCTTCGTTGCACAACGCCGATGAAATCGAACGGCTTGACGTCCGCGAGGGCGATACCGTGATCGTCGAAAAAGCGGGAAAGATCATTCCGAAAGTGGTCCGCGTCGAAAAGCATCTTCGCAAAACCGATCTGCCGAAATGGACATTCCCGACGGAATGCCCACAGTGCGAATCGGAACTGGTGCGTGATGAAGGCGGCGTCTACATCCGCTGTCCCAATCCATCGTGCCCGGCCCAATTGCGCCAACGTTTGGTCTACTTTGGAAGCCGGACCGGCATGGATATTGATGGACTCGGCGAAGAAGTCGTTGATTTGTTGATGAGCCATCGATTGATCGAAGGCTATGCCGACCTCTACCGCCTGAACGTCGATCAAGTAGCAGCGCTGGCATGGCCCAAACAGCGTAAGGGCAAAGACGGCGCGATGATCGATGTTCTCTTCGGTCAACTCAACGCGGAAGCCTTGATTCGCGGTATCGATGCCAGCCGTGATCGTGGATTGGCGCGCGTGCTGTCGTCCATTTCGATTCGTCACGTGGGGCCGCGTGTCGCCAAGCTGATTTCTCGAGTCCACTTCACGATCGGTAAGTTGATGGACGCGTCGATCGATGATCTGGCGTCGATACACGAAATAGGCGATCGAATCGCCAAGAGTGTCGTCGAATTTTGCAGTAGTCCAACCGGCAGGCAACTTTTCGCGGACCTTGAAACGGTGGGCGTCAAGCTGTCCGACCCCGAGCCAGAGAAGATCGAAGGCAGTCCCATCGTGGGCAAGTCGGTCGTGGTGACCGGCACGCTGAAACAGTTCAAGCGGGACGAGATCAAAGGGTTGATCGAAAAACTCGGTGGCCGGGCATCATCGAGCGTCAGCAAAAAGACAGACTTCCTCTTAGCCGGCGAAAAAGCGGGCAGCAAGTTGGAAAAGGCGGAAAAACTAGGCGTGAAGATCATCACCGAAGATGAGTTTCAAGCAATGCTCGACAATGCGTCGAGCGACTCCGAATCAGTCTAACGGAATCGCAACAAGCCGCTCAGCCATCTCGATGCTCGGCCGACGATCGAAACCGGCGCCGCATCGATTCGTGTCGTTGCCATCGCCCCGGTGATTAGCGGTGCGTTGTCAGCTTTTCCCAGCTCGACACGGACCACGTACGAGGTCTCCAGAGGGTTCTGGGACCGAGCCGCTCGCACGTCATCGCGTCGATCGGCGTTCTGAATCTCGTCCCATTCGCTGTGTGCGATTTCGACGACGGTTCCGGAAAATTTCTCGGAAGGCATTGTCTCCAGGACCATCTTCACTTTCGCTCCCACAGCGATTCGTTCGACCTGGCTCTGTTGCAAAACAATCTCCGCATCCCAAGCGTCATCGCCAAGGATCGTCATTAATTCATGCCCCGATTCCAAGTAACAGCGGTCGTTCTTCGCATCCGTCGGAAAACCGGACCAACTGATCAAGCGGTTTTCGACGGCCGATTGAGAATCGAACGCGCGGTGGGGTGCCGCGATCAACCTGCCACTGCTAGTTGCCTTGATCGCCAAACCGCTGCGACGTTGCGAATGAGTTGCAAGCTGCGCCGTCAGGTCTTGCAACAGTGATTCCTGCATCGGCAATTCGTTTGCAATTTCCGGCACATCGAAGGCGGCACGCTTCATCGATTCGACCATCAATGTCTGACTCTTGTGCCGACCCTGAATCCTTTGGAATTGCATTTCAATGTCAGAGTTTTCCAGTCTCGCAATCACCTCACCTTGTTGCACGGCGTCGCCGGGGCGTTTTTCTAGAACGCTTAGAGTGCCCGCGGTCGCGACGTAAATCGGCGTTTCGTTGCGCGGAACAATCTTGGCTGTCGACGAGACGCCCGACGGCAGCGGGACGAACGAAAACGCGACCAACGCAGCGGTAAGTGCGGTGGTGATCATCAATCGGTTCATGCGAATGTTTTTTCGGCGTGCGGGATTTCGAAAGAATTTGAAGGGGCCACGGAGCGTCGCGAACAACATTCCCCCTGCGGCGAACGCACATAGCACTCGGCCGACCGACTCGAGGCCGTAGGGACGAAGCAACGTCGCCACCAACCATAGGATCGCCAGCGTCAGCGACCATCGATACACGAACGCCGCAACCGCATAGACGAGCAGACTAACGCGTTCGAAGCCGGACATCGGTTCATCGGTCAACTCATCAACACCGAACAACGCTCGGTTGGCGTGACCCGACAACAGACGACGTGACTTTTCACCCAAATTGGGAACGTCCACCAAGTCGGACAAAACGAAATATCCGTCGTAGCGAAGCAGCGGGTTTGCGTTGAACAGTACTGTGCTGACGCTGCAGACCAACATCACATTCATGGCGACGTAGTGGACCATTCCCGGCGCCGTCGAGGCCCAAACCAACGTCGCAATCGATGCCAAGAAGACTTCCGTAGCGATGCCCGCCAATCCGACGGCCGCGCGCTGAAAACGACTGGGCAGCATCCATGAATCGGACGTGTCGCAGTAGAGCGCCGGTGTAAACACCAACAGCATCGGCCCGATCTGGTGACACTCGCCGCCGAAGTGTTTGCACATGATGGCATGTCCTAGCTCGTGCAGCACCTTCGTAACGCCAATCACGCACGCCAACACCAGCATGGCTTCCAAACGAATCCAACTCCCCATCGCCGGGAATTGCGCCGCAAACGTATCGAAGTGAATCACGAAAACGGCTGCAGCCAAAGCAAGCGTTAACAGGAACGCGGCTGTGCCGAATCGACCCAAAAACGGTCGCACCAAGGGATACAGTCGCTTGAGCAGCGGTTCGGGATCGACCCCCGGGAATCGAATGAATAGCAAGCCGGATAGATGGCCGATCCATTTTTGACGAATCTCTTTTTGCGCACGTTCGCGAAGCCGATCGCCCTGGAGCGCGACATCCGAAATCGTCAGACTGATTTGGTGAAAGCGAAAGACCAGTTGGTTCAACTCGGCCGTCGTGACTTTCTGTGGACGATAGGCGTCCTCGTAAGCCAAGCGAATCTCTTCCAGCGTTCGCTCGCCATCCAGTTGCTCCAGCACAAAGTACTCATCCGGTCGAAGGCGATGGTACTTCATCGCGATTGGATCCTTGACCACGACCGCCGATTCATGCTTGTGTGTGGTCCGGACGACCTTCAAATCCAACCGCCTGCGTACGTTCAACCGATGGCCCGCGGAAGTGGGTTTCGTTGGCGTGGGCGGAACGGGACGAAGTTGGTTCAAAACAGTCCCTAGAAGTAGAACAAGACGTTGCGATGGACAAAGTCAAAGACGTCGCCGAACCAACTCCTCAAGATCGATCGTCGACCACAAGCAATCTTTGCCGTCACATCGGCGCCGCTGCGCATTTCGCTCGCATTGAATGAATCAAATCGAACGACGTTTTCGGGATCCATGTGGATCACCGCCGCCGCGTCGACGACCTGTTGTCCGGTATCGTCCATTCGCGAAGCGGTAGCGATTTCCTCAAGCGATGCTGAAAAAGTCGATTCGGGCAGGGTTGCAACCGCGAACTCGATCGGCAACTGCGGGTTCGATTTGGAAGCCTCGATCACGGTTCCAGCATCACGATCAGGAACCTTCAGCTTTAAAGTCCAGGGTCCGGTTGGGTCGACGACCGAGACAAGAAGGTTGCCGCGGCCGATCGGGCGGTCAGCCAATCGTCGGGACAATTGCCATCCGACGACCTGGCCGGAAATTGGGCTCGTGATCTGAAGTTCTTTTTGTTGAGCTGCCAATATCGTGCGTTGACCTCGAAGGTTGGCCAGTTCACTTTCCACTTGCATCAACTCGATGGCCATGCGACCGGACTGGCTCGGATCTGATTCGCCGCTCAGTCGGACCGCTTCGATGGACGCCAATCGCGATATCGCCGTTTGGATCTCGCCCCACAACGCTTCGGCGCGGCTTTCTAAGTCTGCGTTCTCGAGCGCAACCAACACGTCGCCTGCTTGTACATATTGGCCATCGTTCACCAAGACATTCTTGACAGTGCCGTCGATGGTTGCGAACACATCGCGTCGGTGACTCGGTTCGGCGGTACCACTGACGACGACATGGTGCGTGACGTTGATCAGAACAGATGCCGTTGCCATCGACGCAAGTGCGATCAATGCAGCGACAACCCACGGCAATCGCCCATTGCCAATCAGCTTTCCAACACCCTTCCACAATCCAAGCCCAAAAACGCTTTGATGTTCCAACGAGTTTCGCAGCGCCAACGTCGCTTCGCTGGCAACGATGTTCATCGGTAACGTGACAGACGCGGGAACGTCGCCGCCGAAGTACTCCAGCATGATGACGCCGATGCACGGGCCATCGCCTGAGAACGGATCGAAATCACCTGCTTCGACGCCATCGGCATCCTCACTCGGTACATGCAGCGGCAAGATGATTGCCGAGGTGACGGCAGTTTCGTCAAGATAGTCGTCCAGTGGCTGTTGAATCTGGGGCGGAATCAAGTCGCCGCCCGGCAATACCAGCGGCCGCGACATCACGACGGCAGCGTTCGTCAACCGTTCGACACAGCGAACTGCATTCCCTCGTTTATCCACGACCGTCACACCGCTAACCGCAGCAACGCGAAGTTTCGATCCCCGTCGTTTCAACACCGTTACGCGATCCGACCCGAGCAGCCGTCGTGATTCGTTCGCGATACGGAAGCATGTCGCATCAAGATCCAGGTCGAGGTGCAGTACACGCAAGGACCGATTGCCGGCAAGTCCGCGAGGCTCCTCTGGTGCAATCAGCTGTTGCGATTCGACCGTGTCGCTTGGTGCAGTGGTTGATCGCTTTCCTGATGCGACTGGAAACTGATCCACCAACGATCGTGCCGCTTCGCCATAGGTTTGCAAGAGCCGCAGGTCTTCGATCTGGGTGATTGCCGACGGTCGACTTCGCAGCGGGTATACCAACAACAGCGCCGCTCGCGATGGCGTCGCTGCCACTTCGATCCTCAGCCCACGTGCCATCGCATCACCGGCCGGAAACTCGATTGACTCGTTGTTCGAATCGGAATCCGTTTCGATCGGGATGTTGCAGGCCACGGGAGAACTGCTAGCCGACGCCAACAAACCCAGCAACTCGTCACGCGAAATCTGGGAGGACAGCGCCGGATCGGCAACCAACATCATCGGCGCCGACCAATGGGCGGCTTCAATGGCGACCAATCCGCATCGAAAGTTTTCGACGATCTCTGCCGCCAGACGTTTGTAAAAGTCAGTCCGGTCTTCCGCAACCTCCGCCATCGCGTGGACACGGTCCCATATCAGCGTCGACCCCGTCGCGGTCCCAGGCGGTCGCGTTGTCGGAGAAGTCTCGGTGGGCTCAGAAGAAGTGCTCAAGGCAGCGTCTGCGGCGGCGAGTGGAAAAGTGAAGCGGTTCGAACCGCCGAAAGTTCCTCACAAGCTACTCCCAGCCGTATCCAACCTTGCCACTAGAGTACCCCCCAGAGACGCCAAACTCAACAAATTGCGTCGAATGCGCAGTTTGTCGCGATTAAATTGGCCTGCCGACGCGGACCAAAACTGCTGCTGACCGGGCCAAATTGTATTGCACATGCTGACTTGACGAACGCCCATCACGACCTTGGGACCAAGCGTCTAGCGGGCCCCGTGCAACAGTTCATCGAATTTCAGTTCCAACTGCGTTTCGTTGACTTCGGCGCCGAGTTCGCGAAACATCTGGCTGGGACGAATATCACGGCTGTTTTGATATTTCTCACTGGAATAGCCTTCGCAAGTGCCCTCCAGGCCAAGGTAATAGATCTGACAAACCTCCATCCCCGCGTAGATCCGGACCGGCTGAACGCAATGCATTTCTAGTGTCCAGGTCCCGCAATATCCAGCGTCGCCCAGGCTGCCGCCCGGATTGATGAACAAACCCAATCGGCCCAACGAACTACGGCCCTGGATCATGGGAACCAAGCCGTGGGTTTCGGTGTACTCGACGGTCCGACCCAAAAACAGCTGGTTTGGCTGCAGCGTCAGCCCCTCTTCCGGGATCTCGATACGCCGATATCGGTTGGGCGATGCCGCGTCGAGAACGACTTCCTCATAGACCAACAACTCGTTGTGGAGCGACAAGTTGTAGCTATTCGGGTTGAGCCGAGCCTCGTCGAACGGTTCAATTCGTAGCGTATCGTTCTGGCGCCGCCGAATCTCATCACCTGAAAGAAGCATGATCGCCTAACTGGGGCTCGGGCTGGTCGGTTGGAAAGTTCCCGCATTGTCCGACATCGCGTTGGTCGAGTCAATCATTTACTCTCCCATCAATACCACAAGTCGACGTATATTGAGGCCGTTGCGACATCAGTTTCGGAATGATTGGAAAATCCTCTCAATCTGACGGCCCCGCCAACCCAATATCTAGACACCACCGCACGGAAAGAACCCAATGCAAATCGATAGCCCGAACCCATACGCCGTTTCCTCCATGGGCACGCCCGCTGCATTCGCGGCCGAGAATGAACGTTTAGGGTTCATCCGGAAGACGTACGCTCACATGACCGGCGCCATCCTGGCCTTGATCGCGATCGAAGCCGTGCTGTTTGCCGTCGTTCCTGCTGCGACGATGAACGCACTGGTCGGCCGCATGCTGGGCGGTTTTGGCTGGATGATTGTTCTCGGACTGTTCATGGGAGTCAGCTGGATTGCACGCAGATGGGCGAACAGCAGTACATCGAAGGGAATGCAGTACGCGGGCCTCAGTCTGTACGTTTTCGCCCAAGCAATCATCCTGCTGCCGATGTTGTATGTCTGCATTCGCGTCATGGGCGAACCCAATCTGCCCATCATGGCGGCTGCGATCACCGCGGTGTGCTTTGTCGGTCTGACCGCGTTCGTGTTCGTCACCGGCGCGGATTTGGCTAGTTGGGGCAAGTTTCTGGCGCTCGGCGGTTTTGTCGCAATGGGAGTCATTGTCGCCGGAATCGCGTTCGGCTTCTCGCTTGGCCTTTGGTTCAGCGGTTTGATGGTCGCGCTGGCATGTGGTTACATCCTCTACGACACGTCAAACATTCTGCATCACTACAACACATCGCAATATGTTGCTGCTTCGCTTGCCCTGTTCGCATCGGTTGTGTTGTTGTTCTGGTACGTGCTTCAATTGTTGATGGCTTTTTCCAGCAACGATTGATCGGCGGCTTGGACGACGCACACTGCGTTCGGTTTTCCTCACTGTCACCGCGAACCAACGTTTGCGGCCAGAAACCATGCGAAACTTGGAACCATGCACAACTTGGATGACATCACGAATCTGCCCGACGACTTCGACAGTCGCGTTTGCTTGTTCCCATTGCCAGAGTTGGTGCTCTTTCCTCACGCGATGCAACCGCTGCACGTTTTCGAGCCACGTTATACCGAGATGTTGGCCGAGTCTTTGGCGAGCGATCGATTGATTGCGATGGCTACCTTGACGGGCGGGATCGCGGCAATGCCCAACCAGAGTCCACCAATCGCGTCGACCGTTTGCATCGGACGAATTGTTTCGCATGCCGATCTTGGCGATGATCGCCACAACATTCTGTTGGTCGGGGCGAAACGTGCAAAGGTCGTTTCAGAACTCGATGCCGGCCGGACTTTTCGCATTGCTGAAGTCGACGTCAATGACGATATCTATCCGCCAATCGGTGCGGAACACAGGTTGGATTTAAAGCGAAGTCTGCTGGACGCGTTTGCCGAAATCATTCCGGCCAGCCAGAGTGTGCAACAAAACTTGCACGAATTGATGGCCGGACAAATGGGCCTTGGCCCAATCACTGACATCATCGCCTACACACTTCCATTTGAAGTCGAAGCGAAATTGCAACTTCTTGCCGAGCCTGACGTTGATGCACGGGCACGATCCCTTGTGCGGTTGCTGCGAAAAGGCGCCGTGAAATTGCATTCGCTATCACACGAAGAACAGTCGTTCAAAAACGATGATCCCAACGACGAAAAGTTTCCGCCAAAGTTCAGCCTGAACTGAACCAAGACTGCTCGGGGTTCAGCCCTGGCTCTCGCAGATGCGTTTTACAAAGTTCAACATCAGCGGGTGGGCTGGCTTCGCCATTTCTCCGTGGTTGAAACCTTCTAGCTCGAACAGGTCAACATCTTTATGGCCGACTTCCTTTAACATCCGCCACAAGTAGGCGTTCTCTTCGTATCGGCCGATCATCTCCATGTCGCGATCGCCGCTGATCAACAGAATGGGCGGCGCATCGCCGCGAACGTGGAACAGGGGTGACATGTCGTCAACAATCGGTTGCTTGTTACCGATCCCACGTTCCGCTCGAACGGTAAAGTGAGTGACGGCCTGGCCGCTCATCGGGATCAGCCCCGCCAAGTCGTCCGCGTTCACGTCGTGGGCTGCCAAGTAGTGGCGATCCAAACCGACCATGCACGTCAAATAGCCTCCCGCCGAATGCCCACTCACAAAAACTCTCGATCGGGAACCACCGAAGCGCTCAATGTTTTTGATCGTCCAAGCGACCGCGGCGGCGGCGTCTTCGACATATTCAGGCGACTTTGCGCCGGGGTGCAGTCGGTAATTTGCCGCGACGATGGCAACGCCCTGGTTCTTAAGTTCGCTAGGAATCGACTTGTTTCCCGATTTCAATCCGCCACCGTGAAACCACACGATCGTTGGAAAGTCCTTTTCGACACTGGGATAGTAAACGTCCAATCGGCATCGTTCATTCATCGCATCCGTCACGCCTTCGCCAACACGATACAGAATGTCCGTGTCGGTTGTAAAGTTTGTTGACTTCGGCGATTTATCTTGAGCAAGATTGCTCGTCGCAAACGCGATTGCGAAAAATCCAATCAGACCGACTCTCTGGACGTTGACCATGCAAGTTTCTCATGCTGTAACTGGGAGCAACAAAATCGAATACCGAGTAAAAGAGTAGCATTCTTAAGACGCAAAGGTGGGACGCGCCACTGGCACACCGCAATCAGGCGTGTACGTCGTGACCGCGATGAATCAGAGTATGACGTTGAGCAAAGATCAAAACCCGTATTCATCGACCGCTGCCTCGGACCGCACACAGGGTAGCGATCGTGACCATTCGACTTGGGCGAGAAACTTTGCTTGCTTGCTTGTGATCGCTACTGGCTATTGCGGAATCTTGATTCTCGCTACGACGATGGGACTAACTCGGCTGTCGCATTTACAAATGTTACTTGCCGCCGTCGCTTTCATTGCCTCGACATGGTCCAACTTTCAAGTTGGTGCTAGGATCGGATGGCGACAAGGCGGGATGCCCGTGATGGTCATTCTCGTTTTTGGATGGGGGTGTTTTTACATCCTAGCGTCGATGCTGCTTTCTATCGTGGCGTTTGCCGTGCTCCACCTACCCAATTTGCCATTCTGAACACACGGCTTTGCGAACACCCCAACGTCGAAGAAATCGTTGGGCACGGATTTCGCTCTCTCAGTACACGTACACAAACTCATTGCTATTCATCAAAACCAAGCAAACGTCGGCTAGCGCGAATGTCGCACGATCTACTTCATCCGCCTGCAAATCGGCAACAAAATCGTCTACCGCGTGAAGCGTTTCGACGAAGGTGAACTTTTCGCCGGTGTTTTCCTCCACGGCTTCGCGAACGACCTCCCGAGGTGGACGTTGGCTGGGAATCGCCTTGGGCGGCATCAAAGACTCAACGTGCTTCCAGTGCGACAGGCAACGGTCGATTTCTGCATCGGTGACCTCGCGGCCAAACAGGCATTTGTAGAGACTGCGAATCATTTCCGGTCGATCGCCGCCGTTTTTCGCGGCCTCGCTTGCCAACGCCAAAGCTCTCGCATTCGTGCTATTGCTGTTGAACATCGCGAATACTTGCGGTGTGACTGTCGAAGTGTCTCGGCGCTCGCAAGAAAAATCAGGCGACGGCGCGTTAAAGACTTCTAGGCTGGGGTCAACCAGACCACGAAGTTTCAAGACGTACAGCGAGCGGCGGTTGCGCTGGTCCGGTTTGGGGTTTGGAGTCCACGCGGCCGCAAAGGTCCCCATGACCTGACGCGGCTGCAGCGCAACTTCTGAGTTGATGATGGGACGGCAAGGGATGCCGCCAATCTTAAGATTCAGCTCTCCGCTAACGCTCAACATTGAATCGCGGAGTTCTTCCGCACTCAAACGCCTTGGCAGGAACGCTGCATATGACGCCGTCGCAAGAGCAAGAGTATCACGGTCAGTGGTCTCACTTGCTTCCGCGCCGCGATCGTATTGGCAGGATCGGCAGTAAGCATCTGAATTCATGATCACCCGATGCAAGCTCTTGATCGACCAACCGCTCCTCACCAGTTCTACAGCCAGCCAATCGAGAAGCTCGGGATGGGTCGGCCGCTTACCGGTCGAACCAAAGTTATTGGGGTTACCCGCAATCGCAGTCCCAAAATGCCATTGCCAAACTCGGTTGACAATCACGCGTGTGGTGAGCGGATTCTTCGGGTTCGCAATCCAATCAGCGAGTGCCGTCCTGCGTCCGTCGATGGTCTGTGGAATGTTCGCGCGGACCTGATCGGCAATGACGCTCAGCACACCCGGCTGCACAGCATCGCCCTCGGCAAACGGATCGCCGCCGGTGTGGATCGCGGAATGCTCGAGATCGCCATCGGTCGGATCCTTCGCAGGCCGAAGCGGTTGATTGACCGACCTAAGTGATCGGGTGTGGCCGTTATAGACAGAATGTGCGAACGGTTTGTACCGGTCAAATTCCCACACCAACCGTTCCAAACCCTTGCCCGCGACACGCTCACGCCCGTATTGCTGGGTGGTGAACCCGACGTTGACGGGCGGCAGGTCTGTCTGTTCGACGCCCGCATCCATCAAGGCGCTGCGGACAGACTTAAAAATGTTTTGCACTCGCCCTTTTTTCTTGGCTTCGGCAACGGCGTCGTCCCATCGTTTGGAATCACGCTGGTTGGTACTGAACCATTCCTGAGCGTTCGCCAACAATACAGATTGCATCTGCCGCTTGGTCTCTCGGTACTCGGCTTGCCGAAGTTCCAAATACTTCTTTTCGTCGAAACCGCTCACGTTTTCTTCGCGGGAAAATTTAACCGGACGCTCCGCCAACTGCGTTGTCGCAAACACCGCTTGGACGCTGTAGTAGTCACGGGTCGGAATCGGATCGAATTTGTGATCGTGGCAGCGACAACATTGCAACGATTGACCAAGAAATGTTTCACCGACGCTGTTGGTCACGTCGTCAAGGAAACGCATTCTGGCAACCTTCGCCACTTCCATGGCCGTTAATTCCCATGGCCCCATGCGAAGAAAACCGGTGGCGATGACACTGTCCGAATCGTCCGGTCCGATTTCGTCACCCGCGATCTGTTCGCGGACGAATCGGTCGTACGGTTTGTCAGTATTGAATGATCGCGTCACATAGTCGCGAAACCGCCAAGCGTTGCCGCGTTCATAGTCGTTAGCAAATCCGGATGAATCGGCATAGCGAGTGACATCGAGCCAATGCTGGGCCATCCGTTCGCCGTAGTGAGGCGATTCAAGCAACCGATCGACGAGCATCGCGAACGCCGTCTCGTCGTCGGCGGAATCGTTCAGAAACGCTGCCACTTCGTCAGGCTTCGGCGGCAATCCGGTCAAGTCGAACGTCGCTCGGCGAATCAATGTACGTCGATCAGCTCGCGCCGCAACGCCTATCCCCTCCGGCATCGCATCGGCAATGAAGCGATCAATTTGCTGGCTCTTCCGTCGCACGTGATCGCGTTCGTTTTCGTCGACTCGCATGGACTCCTCGCCTAAACTCGACGAGCTAACAGGAAGTGGCTGGTACGCCCACAACCCAGCCGGGTCATAGCGTCGGTCGGTCCAACTTCCGTCCAATCCGCCGGATGTTTTCACCGTCACGCCATCTTCGACAGACCATGCATCAGCATACTTGGCCTCGATGAACCTGATCCGTTCTTCGGAAGGCCACGTCGCTCCGGTCTCAATCCAACGACGAAGCCATTGGAGTTGTTCTGCGTCCAGCGCTTCGCTCTCCTTGGGCGGCATCGCCGAAAATTCATCCTCGCTCCGCGCCGCCGCCAGGTAGATCGAACTCGCGTCGGATTCGCCCGGCACGATTCCTCGCTCGCCGCTATCACCACCACGGGCGAGTGCCTCAAACGTTCGGAAGTCAATACCGCCTTCCACGCCGTCGGGCTCCTGACCGTGGCAGCCGATGCACTTTTCGCGGAACAGGGGCGCGATGCGGCGTGCGAATAGAACTTCGCTTTCGTAGGTCAGCGATGGCTCGTCCGCTTGAACCCGAAAAGTGACCAGTGACAGCACCACGCCCAGGCATATCCGAAGAATGCTTGCGGTGAGACCTCGTTGCGACTTCATGGCGGTTACTGGCATAGGTTTTTGAACTGTATAGGCCCCAACCCGAAAAGTTTAACATAGACGCGATACCCGCCGGCCTATGTGCCGGTCAACTGTTTACGGGCGTACACAGCTCAATCAACGTCCCATCGGGCGATCGTACATAGGCTACCGTTTGACCCCACGGTTTCGTGACCGGTTCACCAATGGTGGTCGCACCCGCAGCCTCCGCACGCGCGACTGATCCGGAAACATCATCGGTTACAAAAGCGACTTCGATTCCAGCGGGCTGTGGAAGATCCGCGAGCGGTGTATAGCCGTTCGGAAAATTTGACTGCCCAAGCGAGTGTGCAGCAAATGCCAGCGTCGTCTCGCCCGTGTCCAGTTCGGCGTAGTCACCACCGTCATGAATGAATCGCGTCGCGAAGCCAAACGCGTCGGAGTAAAACTTAATCGCGGTGCTGACCTCAGCGACGTAGACGATGGTGTACCCAAACTTCATAGAAACGCTTTTCGTTGTCAACGAGTAAAACTGAAACTCACAGATTGTCGCCTAACGTAGCCCCGCGGTCAAACTCTTTCCAATCTCTCTTGCAACGCTTGCAGGGTTTGAAAGCCTTCGCCCAGAAAGGCTCGCATCGCGTCAACGGTGTGTTCAACCTGTTTGTGTTTGCGAAAGTAAAC
It contains:
- a CDS encoding Bax inhibitor-1/YccA family protein — encoded protein: MQIDSPNPYAVSSMGTPAAFAAENERLGFIRKTYAHMTGAILALIAIEAVLFAVVPAATMNALVGRMLGGFGWMIVLGLFMGVSWIARRWANSSTSKGMQYAGLSLYVFAQAIILLPMLYVCIRVMGEPNLPIMAAAITAVCFVGLTAFVFVTGADLASWGKFLALGGFVAMGVIVAGIAFGFSLGLWFSGLMVALACGYILYDTSNILHHYNTSQYVAASLALFASVVLLFWYVLQLLMAFSSND
- a CDS encoding VOC family protein, which translates into the protein MKFGYTIVYVAEVSTAIKFYSDAFGFATRFIHDGGDYAELDTGETTLAFAAHSLGQSNFPNGYTPLADLPQPAGIEVAFVTDDVSGSVARAEAAGATTIGEPVTKPWGQTVAYVRSPDGTLIELCTPVNS
- a CDS encoding alpha/beta hydrolase, giving the protein MVNVQRVGLIGFFAIAFATSNLAQDKSPKSTNFTTDTDILYRVGEGVTDAMNERCRLDVYYPSVEKDFPTIVWFHGGGLKSGNKSIPSELKNQGVAIVAANYRLHPGAKSPEYVEDAAAAVAWTIKNIERFGGSRSRVFVSGHSAGGYLTCMVGLDRHYLAAHDVNADDLAGLIPMSGQAVTHFTVRAERGIGNKQPIVDDMSPLFHVRGDAPPILLISGDRDMEMIGRYEENAYLWRMLKEVGHKDVDLFELEGFNHGEMAKPAHPLMLNFVKRICESQG
- a CDS encoding LON peptidase substrate-binding domain-containing protein, whose translation is MHNLDDITNLPDDFDSRVCLFPLPELVLFPHAMQPLHVFEPRYTEMLAESLASDRLIAMATLTGGIAAMPNQSPPIASTVCIGRIVSHADLGDDRHNILLVGAKRAKVVSELDAGRTFRIAEVDVNDDIYPPIGAEHRLDLKRSLLDAFAEIIPASQSVQQNLHELMAGQMGLGPITDIIAYTLPFEVEAKLQLLAEPDVDARARSLVRLLRKGAVKLHSLSHEEQSFKNDDPNDEKFPPKFSLN
- a CDS encoding PSD1 and planctomycete cytochrome C domain-containing protein, with protein sequence MKSQRGLTASILRICLGVVLSLVTFRVQADEPSLTYESEVLFARRIAPLFREKCIGCHGQEPDGVEGGIDFRTFEALARGGDSGERGIVPGESDASSIYLAAARSEDEFSAMPPKESEALDAEQLQWLRRWIETGATWPSEERIRFIEAKYADAWSVEDGVTVKTSGGLDGSWTDRRYDPAGLWAYQPLPVSSSSLGEESMRVDENERDHVRRKSQQIDRFIADAMPEGIGVAARADRRTLIRRATFDLTGLPPKPDEVAAFLNDSADDETAFAMLVDRLLESPHYGERMAQHWLDVTRYADSSGFANDYERGNAWRFRDYVTRSFNTDKPYDRFVREQIAGDEIGPDDSDSVIATGFLRMGPWELTAMEVAKVARMRFLDDVTNSVGETFLGQSLQCCRCHDHKFDPIPTRDYYSVQAVFATTQLAERPVKFSREENVSGFDEKKYLELRQAEYRETKRQMQSVLLANAQEWFSTNQRDSKRWDDAVAEAKKKGRVQNIFKSVRSALMDAGVEQTDLPPVNVGFTTQQYGRERVAGKGLERLVWEFDRYKPFAHSVYNGHTRSLRSVNQPLRPAKDPTDGDLEHSAIHTGGDPFAEGDAVQPGVLSVIADQVRANIPQTIDGRRTALADWIANPKNPLTTRVIVNRVWQWHFGTAIAGNPNNFGSTGKRPTHPELLDWLAVELVRSGWSIKSLHRVIMNSDAYCRSCQYDRGAEASETTDRDTLALATASYAAFLPRRLSAEELRDSMLSVSGELNLKIGGIPCRPIINSEVALQPRQVMGTFAAAWTPNPKPDQRNRRSLYVLKLRGLVDPSLEVFNAPSPDFSCERRDTSTVTPQVFAMFNSNSTNARALALASEAAKNGGDRPEMIRSLYKCLFGREVTDAEIDRCLSHWKHVESLMPPKAIPSQRPPREVVREAVEENTGEKFTFVETLHAVDDFVADLQADEVDRATFALADVCLVLMNSNEFVYVY